TAAACCAGTCACCCATGTTCTTGACGTTGCCCTTTTGCTCATTCGATTCAAAATCCCCATCATACCCAGCTAGTACGGCACACAGCTGACGCACATGGAGGAGCATCACATCCTCCATACCCTTAAGAGCATTATCTGAGAATGCCTGGCTAAGCACTCTTCTTTTTCGACCATGCATGGTTTTATCAATAGCGTTGTGCGTGTTATATACGCCCTTGATAGCAGGGAAAGCATTGTAAAATGTGGCCTTCTGAAGGTGTTTTCCGTGCCCATAAATATCGTGCAATCCACAGTCCGAGTTGACAGAGACAAAATTAGGCGCAACACGCACGTGTGTCCCGTACTGACCATGCAACTTATGCAGCCAGAGATGGCGGTCACCCTTCAGGCCATGGTAGAGCTGGACCCAGGGTGTGATAGATGCGAGGAGGGGGCCGTTGATACGGTGAAGCGGGTGAATGAAACGATTGTAGAGGATATTGGTGAGGGTCTAAAGTGAGTTAGATTATTCTAACTCATAGGACACGACACTTCATGGAAGTGCGTGATGGAGAATGGGATCTGCGTACCGCTGCTGCTAACAGCCCTACCAAGCCTCCCAGAACCCTCTTTAAAGAGAGGCACACCAGCACAGATTCAACGAGCATTCTGTGAGATGATCATGAAGAAAACAACCGTGAATTGGCTCAATACGTGTACTTTTCGTGAGTTCCAAAGTTCCTTTATACTCCAGCTACCGCTGATATCCGCCCCCAACCGAAGCTCATGGTCAATGACGACAGATCCGTACTACAAAACAGGTCggctttggggggggggggagcaCTAGAGCTCCAATTAACAGTTGCTGATTTCTGTAATAGATAGGGATTTACTTGATTCGGTTATGGGCGGTTATTTTGGATGGTAATTTGCAGTGCCAGTGACGGGTCATACtaaatatatatatatccCACACCCTGTCGATATTGGGGTATCCACGGGGAAGCCCGCTTCATGTCTGGTATCTGTGTGGGGATTCGGGATTCCAGTGGGGGTTGGCCTTTCCATTCTTAGTAGACTGCTGTCATTCACTAGTTCGGTCATATAGTAGTATCCTCTGCGAGCAGATAATCCCCTCTATTGACTCCATTGGCTCGGTTTCTCCTGGGAAGTGTGATACTACCACCGCTGTTAACCGATTCACAGCGGATGATCAGACATTCGCTCCGAAGATCTCGCCCTTTTCAGGACCGAGGAATCCGCCGGCTACAGGGATACAGAGCAAAACGCAGTTTTCACACCAAGCTTTCCTGTAACACTGAGATTGGCGATGAAGCCGGTGACAACCTCTACAGAGTGCCTCCCGAGGTGGTCGATCCAGGGTAGATGGCTCGAAATGGTGTTTCTTTGGGGGGCTCGCGCTTTGAATCTTGCAGTCAAATCCATCTATGGTTATGTTTAAGTGGAGTATCCATGGATTCCTCCATCCAAAATCCACTGCTCATTGTCGTCGTTGTCATCTTGCACACGACGCCAAGTCTGTTTTCGTTCAGTTTGTTCCACTGCTTCAGCCTGCTTTATCTCGGGGGCACGCCAAACAGGTCGCATAAGACCACCAGATGCGAGAAGGGGGTTGCGACTGAAGGCATGTTGTCCTTGCGGGCTGTCTTCCGCACCTCCTTCATCGACAGTGTCAGGCTCACTGGCCGCTGGGGTTGATTCTGCCGGTGCTGAATGATAGACTCGGCGAACCTTACCACCTTTGATATCAAGACTCATCAcagtcttcttcctctcccacTCAGGACGAGCCTTCTCATCCATCTCGCGCTGAATGCGCTGCTGCTTCTTGAGCGCCAGTGCTCGTTGTGTAGGTGTCATCCACAATGTGGAGGCGACATTCGGAGTCTCAAAATCTGCTGTTTCATCGACAACCTTAGTCCGGCGTGCATTTTGCGCTTGGAACTGGAGCAGCTTATCCCTGTGCGCTTTCGCGGCATCCAGTTTGCTGGAAGGCTCGGAGCCAACAGCAGGCCTAGGACCCCCGTCATGATGAACACCTTCATTGTGTACGCGCATCTTCTCTTGTCCACGCTCCGCCCGTAACTCCCGAATCATACCTTGCACTTCTTCGGCGGAGAGGAGCGGTGTGCCGCAGAATGAGCACGGCTGTAGACCCTCGAGCGAGCAGATGATTTTCCCACAGCTGAGGCAATTAGGTGCCGGATCAAAAACCGGGTGTACTGACCCGGAGCAAGTACAACTGCGTCTCTCCCCCAGGCTCGGATTCGTCGATACCTCTAGTGCAGCGATAGCGGCGGTGAGGTCGGATATGTCGTTGGTTGTGAGAGCTTTGTTTCCCTTGGAAGACGATCCCGCCCCTCCACCTTGACGTGTTGATTTGCTAACTTTCGATCGCACATTTGGTAACATGTCCGAGATTGTAGGGCCACTCGCAGATGGGGGTGGCTTCGGGGATGATACGGGTAAGGGGGAGGGAATGCGCGACGCGGCTGAGGACCCATGCTGTGACGGTACAAGGGTGTGAGCAGGTGGTCTTCGAGAAGCCATATagtcttcttcatctgcttTCTTGTAGCCACCTCCTACGTCGCCGTAGTTGTCGGGTCGACGTGGTGGGCCAGCAGTATGCAGCGGAGCCTTCTTTTTGCCCTTCTTGGCTCCTCCATTTGATCTCGATGCATCTCTGCTTTGGGTGGAAGGGTTCTGAGGTGGTCGCTGGGGTTCTCGGCGTGAGTTAAACGAGGATATGAATTCTAAGGCGGCCGGGGAGTCGCCGAGGAGGTTTTTGAGATGATCGGCACATGCCTCCCTTGAGAGGCTGACAGCATAGTCGATGACCTGAGAGAGAGAATCTGGGTCCAGCGGGAGAAGCTGGGAGAGACGAGGAGCTGCCCATGCGCTAAGATCGGCCATCTTAGAAAATCTTTCGGCGTGGTTGGTGAGTGACAGATGAGATGCCCGCGGATCCCCGCACTTATTAAGCACAGTCCCAGCCCAGGCCTACGTAGGCGCCAAGTCTCCAAAAGCCAGAGTCAATCTCACTATTTCTTGGCCCAATAGACAAATCTTCCATGTCAATGGATCTGTTTTCCCTGATTGAACTCGGGTATCAGCACATATTAGTTCAGTTAACTGAGCGCGTTAGGGTTCAAACGGGAGCACCAAGGGCTACTCTTTTCGTTTACTGCCTTGTTATTGCCATTGTTCTTGAATCTTTATATACACGTAAGGGTAGACCTAGTAATGCTTGTTGAAGTTTCTCTTTGTgtgattcttctcttcttgatTTCATGAGTCTCCAAGGACTAATTCTGAACAATCTCTTTCCAAGAAAGTTGCTTTGGCCTAGGTGGCATTGGGAAGAGACAAAGAGGGATTCTAATGAACAGAAACAAACCGGTACGGGCATGGCTAGCTGAGCTAACCCAGGATGAGTTCTAAAGGGGGTTATGGTTAAAAAGGGAGCTAGTATTGACTACAAAGGATGCCAGAAGTTGGGAAATATTCAAgacaagaaacaaaaagcacATTTGAGAAATGATCTTTACTATAATCACATTTTTCACTCGTGGTTAAAGTCCATTGTGGCTAACCGGCAGTAGTGCCACCTAAATTTCAGCTTCAGCCTGTTCAAATGCCATGTTAATTGCCAAAGATGGCCCGTAAGGAATGAGTGTTGTCGTGTACGGTCACAGATTGAGACTCCAGGGGGGTTCGGAGTGTGGACAGTTTGTAGTGCTGATGTTAAACTGGATACTGTGCAGACTTTTGGGCTTTGGGTGATGGGTTTCAAGTTttgaaaaacaaagaaaatgtTGACATTAGCACTGATCAGTTGCATGTTTCTTGCAGTGCTTGTGTCAGTTGTATTTCATGTTGTCAAGTAATTTACATCCTACAAAGCCCGTCCCCTTGTCATCATTCATCTATGCAGATTTATTCGAAGGAAAGGTCAAACCATGACCAGACCAAACCGGACCCAGATACGCCGTGGAACATAACCAGTCCATCAAAACAAAGCTCAAACGCCGCAGACACCAtgataggaaaaaaaagggtatgGGAAAACAAATGAAAGTTTAGTCGGCGTTCTCGCTCTTGATGTCGTCGTCGTTGTCCTCGACCGTAAATGATTGTTTCAGTTTGCTGGGACCAGGCTTTGTGGTGGAGCCCTTCTTGGGTCCATTcagtttcttctttttggtGGGGCTGGGActttcatcgtcatcatctgCATAAGGACGCTTGGGTGCTGATGAGCTGGGACTATTGCCATTGCTAGCTCCGCTGTCTGTGGGAGTCTTGTTGCGGCCGCCGTTGCGACCACCGTAGACGCAGCGTTCAAGGTGTTGGGCGAGACGAGTCATGACAAAGTAGCGCGGGCAGATAGGGCACTTGGTAGTTGGTATTTCAGGGATAGTGCTGTCTCGATcacccttctttttcttggggTTCGGCATGACTGCAAAGAGCTTGCCGTGGACATCATGACCGGCCAAGTCGATCATGGGCACATTTGTACAGTAATCCGCGTCGGGATCGGGAGGGGGGCAAGAATTAGCCCCCGTGGTTGGGTACATGAGTTTTGGGAGGCGGCAATCTGGGCACACATGCTCCTTCACGGTTTTCATCGGATTGCCCTTGAGGAAGACCTTTCCGCGGTTGAAAACGGCTGCATCCGTCTCCATGCGCATACCTGCAAGCTTCTTGGTGTCGAGAATGATTTCTCTCTTTGTATCGGTCGAGGTCTTGCTGGGTGCTTCCTCCGGCATGACTGCATCTTCCTCCGCCTTCTGTCGGGCGAGAACCACCGCGGACCGCATGCGCGCCACCTTCTCTTCACGGTGAACTTTGGCCACAAGGTCGTGGATGATGTTCTGGAATGTTTCGTTTAGGATGTCGGTAGCCTAGATACGAAGTCGTTAGAACCCGAGATGCACCACCCGTGAAGTCCGCTTGGGGCTATCATACCACTTTGGCGATTGTTCCTGCAGGATAGGTCGGCCTGCGACCACCGCTGCTGTTGGAGTCGGCCATTTTCGAATTGCGGCCGGAGATGGATGCGCCGAATATTTCTCGTCCGGTCCTGATTGACCGACGGCTGTGTCTGCCCGCGACACAGGTAGTAAGTGCTCCGAACCGCTAGGTCCGAGGTTTAGTTCTCCATGTACTGGAAATCTATGCAGGGTTGACGCAATGGGTGCACGGGTgtaggagagaagaagaagatagaATTCCAAAACATAGAAGCCAAAAGGAatggaagaaagaagacaatAGGAAGGGCTGAATTGTATAGCCTAATGTAAGACCAATTGTCAGTGAGCTTCAAtaatttgggggggggggggcgaaGGCAGAATTAATAGCCAGCAATGATAGGGGGAGACAATGTGATCAATGAAGGTATTCTATCGACGCATACAATAGAAAGTAAGCATCGACCGGAAGTAGGGCACTGACCTATTGAGGTGTCTATTTGCATACGAATCAAATCTCACTCGGGGAGATGAAGAGACGGATGAGGCTGGAGCAAGTTGTTCACTGGGCTTATCTTATCGCATCTCCGCAGTAGGTCCCAGGTGCCTCACTGCTTGTTCTCTCCCAAACGACCATTGAATTTGTTACGAGATGGCAAACCAGCTGTTTGCAAAGAATCAGCCAAGGCCAGCgacttcttcctcttcgttgTCTCCTTCGCCGACCAACCACCACCCTGTGCGGCCCCCTATCCACCCTCCTGCAGTCCAGCCACCTCAATCAGCCGTCGCAAACACTTTTGGCCCGAAACGCTCGAAAGAAGAGATATTCTCCCCTTATCCCCGTGATATTCCAGCTGGTTTCGCGACTCCACACCCCCATATAACAGTCGAGAAAGTCAATACGGCGCATATCCCTTCCTTGACGCGGATCACGGGCTTACTCCTTCCTATCCGCTACCCAAACTCGTTCTACACAGCTATCATAACTGATCCGGTAATTGCTTCTCTTTCGCGGGTTGCGATTTACCATGACCACCCCGTTGCTGCAGTCCCAGGATCTGGCGCATCTGCCGGGACGGACAAAGTCATCGGGGGCATTCGGTGTCGGCTAGAGCGAATCCGACAGGAAGAGAACTCAAAGAAAGAGAATGCAACACAAGGGAACCAATGCCACACAAATCTCTATATTCAGACCCTACATCTTCTCTCGCCATACCGGGGCAGTGGTGTGGCAGCATCACTGTTAAATTCACTTCTCTTTGTGTCGCCGCCAGACCGCAAGGGCCAAGACTCATATCGGGTGTCCGAGCTTGTCAGGCACTATAACATCTGCTCTGTTACAGCACATGTTCATGAGTCAAACGAAGAGGGGTTGGAATGGTATATTGCACGGGGATTTAGAGTCGACGGTGATGTAGCCGAATACTACCGGCGACTGAAGCCGTCGGGCGCGAAGATCGTACGACTAGATTTGAAGTGgaatgaagaggatgaagcACATTCTCGGACCGAAATCAATGTACAGGCTACGGCTTTTCCTGGTGAAGCAGAAGACGAGGACTGGGAGaaggtggaggtggaggatggcgaagaagatgaccaTGGGGTACAGCATTTGAATGAGTCGCAAGTCCTTGAAAAGCAGGATACACCTTCGCGTAAGCGCAAGGCAGAAGATGACAATCACAAACCTCAGGTCGAGTGAGATGTGCGTTGCATGTGTGGCTTTCTGATAAACTTTGGATACCCTTTACATTTGTTTATGCATCTGATATTGAATAGTACGTGTGCTGAGTTCTCCTGCATACATGGTGATATAATATTTGAATGGAAGAGATGATCTCTCGCCGTCTATGCCCCTATGTACGGAAGTTGAGCATTAGAGGAGCGGGCATAAAATTACTATATCTAAAACGCCAGGGGTTTCGAATCAATAGACAATAGCAATGCCACTTGGAGTGTTATAGTTCTCGCATGCAAAAAGACCGTCATTCTGAGTTGACCAAAGCGCCGTCTTTCCAGATTGGAGGGATGTGAAACGGGATCATGCGAGCCAGACTGAGGAAGAGATAGATATAGGCTGACCAGCGGTGCAGCCCATTCAGCCGCTCGGGACCAAAGCCAGTCATCATGGTGATAATAATTGCTTGAGTGCTGAATGCAACGATCTAGGGAATCATAGTCACTGCAAGCATGCCTGTCCAAATCGTCAGCGATGGAATGAAAAATGCGTTAGTAGCATCAGTGCCTGCACTCGGGATCTCGTGCTCATTTGGAACTGAGCCGTCGTGGAAGATCATAAGAGTCGTCACACAGAAAATCTACATCAATAGGCTCAAAGATGAGTATCTTTTTCTCCAGGTCTCATGAAACTCACTCATAAGTTTACTAACCGTCAATTTTCCAGGTTAGTATCTTTTCGACTCCTTCACCAGCCAGCAGTTCCCGATTGGTGTTGATGATCAAAAACCAACAAATGTTCAACGTAGCAGTGTTTCACTGAcggcttttcttttttggtttttgtcCTACCACGTGGTGAAGAACTATGCGTGAAGCAGCTTCTGGAAAGGATCTACCTGATATCCCCACTCGTCCGCTACATGTTATCTCAACACCACCCAGGAATTGAATTGGCCTCCAGGCCAAACTAGTCATGTAAACAAACCCCCAGATGTGCTTGCCGCCAGAATTGGAAGTGGTCAGGCATTGACTGATGCTCGTACACAGTTTTGATTAATTTATCACAGGCCAAAATCTCGCGGGGCTTTCCCTAAACACTAGCTGATTCGCCAATGATGATCGCTGGACCACGCATGCTTGGCCAGGCCTCGAAGAAATGAACACTTCGATGCAGTGGACGGAGCACTCACTGGCCATTCGGAAAGTACCCGTTGGAGACTCTTTGACTTGTCCCCAACACAAGGTTGAAATTCTTGCACATTCAAGTCTGTGTCAAAAGCCAAGGTACTGTAAGGCAATTGCTTGGCTGTTCCAAGGCTCCAAGCTTATCCAAATAGCTCACATCACAAAGGTAATGTTTCTTGGTACGAGTTCTTGATCAATAGAGATGCTGCTTTTGTTAGAATGTTCAGAACTTTCGGCTCTTCGTGACTCAATAGATTATAAAAGCACCCAAATTTCCAAACTTACAACTGCCTACTTGGGATTTGGATAGCTAAGTGCTCTTTATGTAATTCTGTAGAATGACCTGTGAGGATATTAGGTATCGCAGACAGTGTGTAACCCGCTATCTCAAACTAGACAGACTCCTGATTCTTCAATTCGGCGTTAATTCGAGAAGTCAAATTCGGCGGCGGGTAGGTGTGAAATCATATTCATCGTCGATGTTAGGTTACTTTAGACAAATTAAAAGATTTGGTTTAAATCAACCTGCGCGTAAAACTGCTAGAAATCTGTCTAGCTTCGAATGCATAGAATTTGTAGATCTGTGCATGGATCCCTAAGTAACAAAAGTGATAAAAATTGGAATTTTCACAGACAAGAAAACTAACCGTAAGATGCACCACGACGATGCTTTCAGCTGTTTGGGGACATTACGGGCAAATTTGGCAGCAGGTCTGGGTATGTATGCAGGACGATACAGAGCCTGCTTTCAGAGTCTAGTATTTGTATCTTATTGCCCCCATGACTCGAGCGGAAGAGAAAACTGAGAATAGAGAGTAAGATCGTGATCATCCCAACTATCCGGTGCACTTGAATCAGCAGTTCCGCTAAGCTAGCACTGTTTCTGGTTGTCAGGTCTCGCTCGGGATTGGAGCCAGTCAATTGGCGCGGACTGATGTACTGCATCGCTCGGACGGACACCCCCAAGCTCAAAGCGAAAATCTCAGCAGCAGTGGAGAAAATTCCGGCAGCTTCGGCCTTAAGTAAAGAGTGACGTCTGGTAGAAGTAGTAACGGTGTTTAAGAAGGAGCCAGCCTCAGTGAGAAAGTCCCCCAGAACGTCTTCACTTAGCGTCAGGCTTTCGGATGGTCCAGGGGGGAAAAGTGTGTGGATCATGACAGTTAGATAGGTCACATTGAAGATATCCTTATGAAACCCGCtggatttggcttcttgTATTGTGCGCAGCGCCTCACTTTTCGAAGACAAAGGCAGATTCTACTACCTGATGAATCCATATCTAGCCCGTTGCCGGCCAGCTGACGCAGCTGGTGTAGATGGCGGGTTTGGGAAGGAATTTTGCCGTGGATCCCTAAGATACTCTAATGCCGGTGTGCTAGGATTCACACATGGCCCAGAGTCCTTGTGAGCTGGCCGGGCTGCCGTCGCCTATGCCTGTATGGAGTTTCCCACGCGGCGTTTGTTGTCCAACAATGATATCTGGCATCGATCTCGTCAGTCAAAAAGCTACttgttagaagtcacatgacttctttgtttgctcctactacttagtctagctaaacctgtagatagcttctctcttctataacgcatccagagatctccagtttcatctacagcttcatttgtagactgaatatCATCTCCCTCACTACTCTTCAACAGAATACGGAGCGAATGGTCTTTGATCCCATTATCAAGCAGAAATTCCTGCATCAGATCAAGAGGAGGTGATCAAAGTCGTTATCTGCACTCGGTATCGACCAGACCAGCACCATCACCGGCCTTGAGATGTCCCAGGATGTCTTCTGGTCTCAATGCCCACTCTTCCACAACCTTTACAGTAACAACTACTTTGGAAATGGTGCTTTTGATAATGTTGAAGAGGACCTGGCTGCGTACGTTCGGTTCACCCACAACGCCGAAGAGAGAAGCACCATCCTGATTGAAGGCTTTGTGGAGAAGATTTCAGCCGTCTTGGGAATTGCCACCGAATCCATCACGCTCAGGAATTCTCTCTTCGCGTACGGTTTAGATTCCATTGTTGCTTTGGAGCCCCGTAAGTGGTTTTCAAAATTTGTCTAGGTGGATGTGTCGTTATTTTGACGTTCTTGGAGTGGCCAATATCTCCGCATTTTTATCCAAGACCTTGGAATTGGTGGCTACCGAGGCTTGATGTTGACATATCAGATTTTTCTTGGGTGGTTACCCCGAACGTGCTGTTTTAGAATTGAGAATCGAAGTGGCTTTTTACCGTTGATTCGTCGCACGAGCTCTATTTGTAGAGGGCGTTCTGAAATGATCACACCATTGCTCGTGATGCAGTTAGCTATGATATTCAGGTCGGCGCAGGCACTGTAGATGGCTTTGAGTATATGAATTATGCAAAGGCTGGTCCTCCCGGTGGTGTGTAGTCCCGACAATCATAGTGGATGGCAGCATGTTTTAGGAAAGTTATAGACTTCCCGATCATGCAGCTTACTGTTGTAACACTTCATAGTCTTGTGACATACTCACTCTAAAGAGTACTCGATTGTTTTTATTGTAGAGGTATGGAACTGATTTCGAGCGCATTTATGCTCTCCCGCCCCTAGTGAGCTCGCACTGGTTAACAGGTCTTGCCAGGTTGTTAGAAAATTGGATTCATACATTCCCGTGGTGTCTGGTGACAATCTTTCGTCGTGGAGACTACAGTGAATGCCGGAAGAGGTCGAAGAAGCTGTCTATACGAAGTATATGCATGGGGGTCTACTAGCTGAAGCGAATAGCAATCTATGGAAAATGGTAGTTCCCTTGGCAATGACCTTTACATGGAGAAAGTAGAATAAATAACTAGACAATAAGCGGAACCTTCATTTCAACATCTTTAAAGAGAGTTGTTTCGACTTTGGATCCGAGGTCCTTCGTCAGTTCCTGCGCAACGTTGTCCCGTGTATACAGCAGACAACTGTCGTGTCATTTTCAGCCCTGGAATATGAGATAACCTATTATACAGGAATGTGTAATTTTCCTCGGGAAGAGTACATGGGAAACTTCGTTTCTCAAGGGCTATGAGATGTGTGATGTCTGTTGTACTCGGTGCACAAGGCCGTGAAAGTCTTGGCAGATAAATTCTCGTTTGTGCCTGGGGCATCAGTGACAGCATCGACCGCCTTCGACATGAAATTATTCTGCCACCTCATGCTTGTCGGCTTTTTCTGCATCTTCAATCAATTCTACATTTAGTCTTGAACAAAAGTAGAGACATTCTCGTTAATCATGGTGTCCTCCGCTACAACCAGTAACCCGACTCCTCCGTCATTATCCCTACCACCGTCTCAGTTCGCCCGCCTCCAACCTCACGCCTACCTTCTCGCCCACCTCTCTCCTCCACCAGCGAGCAACCAGCCCTCAATCCGTGCGAACGGTCGTACCGCCTCACAATTCCGTGTCACATCTGCCAATGCCGGCTCTCTAACTCACACAAATGGCAGCGCAGTTGTACGAATCGGAGACACAGCCGCTGTCTGCGGCGTTCGTGCAGAGATCCTAGACACCAAGGACATTGCTTCCTGGAGCGTGTTGCAGGCCTCATCAG
Above is a genomic segment from Penicillium digitatum chromosome 3, complete sequence containing:
- a CDS encoding Polyketide synthase, with protein sequence MSQDVFWSQCPLFHNLYSNNYFGNGAFDNVEEDLAAYVRFTHNAEERSTILIEGFVEKISAVLGIATESITLRNSLFAYGLDSIVALEPHFSWVVTPNVLF
- a CDS encoding Zinc finger, C2HC5-type yields the protein MADLSAWAAPRLSQLLPLDPDSLSQVIDYAVSLSREACADHLKNLLGDSPAALEFISSFNSRREPQRPPQNPSTQSRDASRSNGGAKKGKKKAPLHTAGPPRRPDNYGDVGGGYKKADEEDYMASRRPPAHTLVPSQHGSSAASRIPSPLPVSSPKPPPSASGPTISDMLPNVRSKVSKSTRQGGGAGSSSKGNKALTTNDISDLTAAIAALEVSTNPSLGERRSCTCSGSVHPVFDPAPNCLSCGKIICSLEGLQPCSFCGTPLLSAEEVQGMIRELRAERGQEKMRVHNEGVHHDGGPRPAVGSEPSSKLDAAKAHRDKLLQFQAQNARRTKVVDETADFETPNVASTLWMTPTQRALALKKQQRIQREMDEKARPEWERKKTVMSLDIKGGKVRRVYHSAPAESTPAASEPDTVDEGGAEDSPQGQHAFSRNPLLASGGLMRPVWRAPEIKQAEAVEQTERKQTWRRVQDDNDDNEQWILDGGIHGYST
- a CDS encoding GNAT family acetyltransferase, putative translates to MANQLFAKNQPRPATSSSSLSPSPTNHHPVRPPIHPPAVQPPQSAVANTFGPKRSKEEIFSPYPRDIPAGFATPHPHITVEKVNTAHIPSLTRITGLLLPIRYPNSFYTAIITDPVIASLSRVAIYHDHPVAAVPGSGASAGTDKVIGGIRCRLERIRQEENSKKENATQGNQCHTNLYIQTLHLLSPYRGSGVAASLLNSLLFVSPPDRKGQDSYRVSELVRHYNICSVTAHVHESNEEGLEWYIARGFRVDGDVAEYYRRLKPSGAKIVRLDLKWNEEDEAHSRTEINVQATAFPGEAEDEDWEKVEVEDGEEDDHGVQHLNESQVLEKQDTPSRKRKAEDDNHKPQVE
- a CDS encoding Transcriptional activator (PtaC), putative, which produces MADSNSSGGRRPTYPAGTIAKVATDILNETFQNIIHDLVAKVHREEKVARMRSAVVLARQKAEEDAVMPEEAPSKTSTDTKREIILDTKKLAGMRMETDAAVFNRGKVFLKGNPMKTVKEHVCPDCRLPKLMYPTTGANSCPPPDPDADYCTNVPMIDLAGHDVHGKLFAVMPNPKKKKGDRDSTIPEIPTTKCPICPRYFVMTRLAQHLERCVYGGRNGGRNKTPTDSGASNGNSPSSSAPKRPYADDDDESPSPTKKKKLNGPKKGSTTKPGPSKLKQSFTVEDNDDDIKSENAD